A portion of the Pseudomonas protegens CHA0 genome contains these proteins:
- the thrC gene encoding threonine synthase, whose amino-acid sequence MRYVSTRSTAEQVDFESVVLSGVAADGGLYVPAELPRFSPQEIANWSTLDYPELAFRVLSPFVGDCLPEADFKALLSRAYSGFGHRAVAPLRQIDRNEWVLELFHGPTGSAKDFAARLQAQLVGYFLQRRQRHGVLVGASNGDTALAAIDAFKDCPQTQVLVFYPQHGVPEQQGQQLQAAHNPGLWRFAVQGSFDDCQTLVARLLRQWPLAEREVIGFNSSNWVGVMAQLVLYFHAVLQLGGGQRPIGFSVPAASFAEVYAGYIVQKMGLPITQMIVATNRNDALHQLFLKNRYCRAEASQSLSPAMDLSLFANLERFVWELYGQDPHAVAGLMQRFEGSGEMTLGNEFWLQARMIIDSYSVSDEETGKEISSLYRDTGYIIDPHAAIGVLAARLYRRSLVAPMVTLGEIAPAKSARLLGSLGIPGLAPQPVAAPSTAQWQALAADDFAAVLHCLKAL is encoded by the coding sequence ATGCGTTATGTGAGTACCCGCAGTACCGCCGAGCAGGTGGATTTCGAAAGCGTGGTGTTATCCGGCGTGGCCGCCGATGGCGGGCTGTACGTGCCTGCCGAGCTGCCACGCTTCAGCCCCCAGGAGATCGCCAATTGGTCGACCCTGGATTACCCCGAACTGGCCTTCCGGGTGCTCAGCCCCTTTGTCGGCGACTGCCTGCCCGAGGCGGACTTCAAGGCCTTGCTCAGCCGCGCCTACAGTGGCTTTGGCCACCGCGCGGTGGCGCCCCTGCGACAGATCGACCGCAATGAATGGGTGCTGGAACTGTTCCATGGGCCCACAGGCTCGGCCAAGGATTTTGCCGCGCGGTTGCAGGCGCAACTGGTGGGCTATTTCCTCCAGCGCCGGCAGCGCCACGGGGTGCTGGTGGGGGCCAGCAACGGCGATACCGCGCTGGCGGCTATCGACGCCTTCAAGGACTGCCCGCAGACCCAGGTGCTGGTGTTCTATCCGCAGCACGGCGTGCCCGAGCAGCAAGGGCAGCAGTTGCAGGCGGCACACAACCCCGGGCTGTGGCGCTTTGCCGTGCAGGGCAGCTTCGACGACTGCCAGACCCTGGTGGCCCGCCTGCTGCGCCAATGGCCCCTGGCCGAGCGCGAGGTGATCGGCTTCAACTCCAGCAATTGGGTCGGGGTCATGGCCCAGCTGGTGCTGTATTTCCATGCCGTGCTGCAACTGGGGGGCGGCCAGCGGCCCATCGGCTTCAGCGTGCCGGCAGCGAGCTTCGCCGAGGTCTATGCCGGCTATATCGTGCAGAAGATGGGCCTGCCCATCACCCAGATGATTGTCGCCACCAACCGCAACGACGCCCTGCACCAGCTGTTCCTGAAGAACCGCTATTGCCGCGCCGAGGCCAGCCAGAGCCTGTCGCCGGCCATGGACCTGTCACTGTTCGCCAACCTGGAGCGCTTTGTCTGGGAGCTCTATGGCCAGGACCCGCATGCGGTGGCGGGCCTGATGCAGCGGTTTGAGGGCAGTGGCGAGATGACCCTGGGCAACGAGTTCTGGCTGCAGGCGCGGATGATCATCGACTCCTACTCGGTGAGCGATGAAGAGACCGGCAAGGAGATCAGCAGCCTCTATCGGGACACCGGCTACATCATCGACCCCCATGCCGCCATCGGTGTCCTGGCGGCGCGCCTGTACCGCCGCAGCCTGGTGGCGCCCATGGTCACCCTGGGGGAGATCGCGCCGGCCAAGTCGGCTCGGTTGCTGGGCTCGCTGGGTATTCCCGGGCTGGCACCACAGCCAGTCGCGGCGCCTTCCACGGCGCAGTGGCAGGCACTGGCGGCGGATGATTTTGCCGCCGTACTGCACTGCCTGAAGGCACTGTGA
- a CDS encoding LysR substrate-binding domain-containing protein: MKQKSLPPLNWLRAFEVSARCLNFTHAAEELFLTQGAVSQQIRQLESHLGVALFKRLPRGLDLTEEGRSYLPVVQDAITRLAVGTNEIFGQHKRRPIKVRGSLAFFVHWLAPKLADFQHRHPLVDIRYISNIWVKELDGEDDLEIRWGHGHWPGLVAQRLTWDTLFPVCAPALLDKAPLEVPADLARHPLLHVLGYEEGWGYWLQRAGAEQVDSSRGMQFDTLISTLRMAELGLGVALARSSMVDQMLADGRLLEPFSQRIEASESFYLVRGAGADPHPDALEFSTWLVEQAHRHK; encoded by the coding sequence ATGAAGCAGAAAAGCTTGCCCCCGCTGAACTGGCTGCGCGCCTTCGAGGTGTCCGCCCGTTGCCTTAACTTCACCCACGCCGCCGAGGAACTGTTCCTCACCCAGGGCGCGGTCAGCCAACAGATCCGCCAGCTGGAAAGCCACCTCGGGGTGGCGCTGTTCAAGCGCCTGCCCCGCGGCCTGGACCTGACCGAGGAGGGCCGCTCCTACCTGCCGGTGGTGCAGGACGCGATCACCCGGTTGGCGGTGGGCACCAACGAAATTTTCGGCCAGCACAAGCGCCGGCCGATCAAGGTGCGCGGCAGCCTGGCGTTTTTCGTCCACTGGCTGGCGCCCAAGCTGGCGGATTTTCAGCACAGGCACCCGCTGGTGGATATCCGCTACATCAGCAATATCTGGGTCAAGGAGCTGGACGGCGAAGACGACCTGGAAATTCGTTGGGGCCACGGCCACTGGCCGGGGCTGGTGGCCCAGCGCCTGACTTGGGACACGCTGTTCCCGGTGTGCGCCCCGGCCTTGCTGGACAAGGCGCCGCTAGAGGTGCCGGCGGACCTGGCCCGGCACCCGCTGCTGCATGTGCTGGGCTACGAAGAGGGCTGGGGCTACTGGCTGCAGCGGGCCGGCGCCGAGCAAGTGGATTCGTCCCGGGGGATGCAGTTCGACACCCTGATTTCCACCTTGCGCATGGCCGAACTGGGCCTGGGCGTGGCTCTGGCCCGTTCCTCCATGGTCGACCAGATGCTCGCCGACGGGCGCTTGCTGGAGCCTTTCAGTCAGCGCATCGAGGCCAGCGAATCCTTTTACCTGGTGCGTGGCGCCGGGGCCGATCCACACCCCGATGCGCTGGAATTTTCCACCTGGCTGGTGGAGCAGGCCCATCGCCATAAATGA
- a CDS encoding amino acid permease has protein sequence MSLQEQQTDLRGGFKQEMQTRHIVMLALGGVIGTGLFLTSGYTVNQAGPLGAVIAYIIGALMVYLVMMCLGELAVQMPETGSFSTYATRFLGPGTGYTVAWLYWLTWTVAIGSEFTAAGILMARWFPETPVWIWSALFAMVVFLSNVVSVRLFAETEFWLSLVKVITVLAFLVVGGGAILGLLHIDQAHSIGLSNFTREGLFPTGFMPIAMTLLAVAFAFSGTELIGIAAGETRDPQRNVPRAIRTTVLRLAIFFVGTIFVLATLLPREQAGLVESPFVTVFTYIGIPYSADIMNFVIISALLSAANSGLYAASRMLWTLSDQGHLPKQFSALTRMGTPLNAIIVSMAGGAASLLSSVFAPDTIYLALVSISGLAVVVVWMSIAASQIAFRRHFVANGGDVRDLKFRVRGYPWVPLGALLCCTLACVGIGFDPEQRVALYFGLPFIAWCYLVYYITRSSRQRRLSLAALARPSDALQG, from the coding sequence ATGTCCCTACAAGAACAACAGACCGACTTGCGCGGCGGCTTCAAGCAAGAAATGCAGACCCGGCACATTGTCATGCTCGCCCTGGGCGGGGTGATAGGCACCGGGCTGTTCCTCACGTCCGGCTACACGGTGAACCAGGCCGGCCCGCTGGGTGCGGTGATCGCCTACATCATCGGCGCGCTGATGGTGTACCTGGTGATGATGTGCCTCGGCGAGCTGGCGGTGCAGATGCCCGAGACCGGCTCCTTCAGCACCTACGCCACGCGCTTTCTCGGCCCCGGCACCGGCTACACCGTGGCCTGGCTGTACTGGCTGACCTGGACCGTGGCCATCGGCTCGGAATTCACCGCCGCCGGGATCCTCATGGCCCGCTGGTTCCCCGAGACCCCGGTGTGGATCTGGAGCGCGCTGTTCGCCATGGTGGTGTTCTTGTCCAACGTGGTGTCGGTGCGGCTGTTCGCCGAGACCGAGTTCTGGCTGTCGCTGGTCAAGGTGATCACCGTGCTGGCATTCCTGGTGGTGGGCGGCGGGGCGATTCTCGGTCTTCTGCACATCGACCAGGCCCACAGCATCGGCCTGAGCAACTTCACCCGTGAGGGGCTATTCCCCACCGGCTTCATGCCGATCGCCATGACCCTACTGGCGGTGGCCTTCGCTTTCTCAGGCACCGAACTGATCGGCATCGCCGCTGGCGAAACCCGTGACCCGCAACGCAATGTGCCACGGGCGATCCGCACCACGGTGCTGCGCCTGGCGATCTTCTTCGTCGGCACCATCTTCGTCCTCGCCACCCTGTTGCCCCGGGAGCAGGCCGGCCTGGTGGAAAGCCCGTTCGTCACGGTGTTCACCTACATCGGCATTCCGTACTCGGCCGACATCATGAACTTTGTGATCATCAGCGCGTTGCTGTCCGCCGCCAACTCCGGGCTGTACGCCGCCTCGCGGATGCTCTGGACCCTGAGTGACCAGGGGCACCTGCCCAAGCAGTTCTCGGCCCTGACCCGCATGGGCACGCCGCTCAACGCGATCATCGTGAGCATGGCCGGTGGCGCCGCCTCGCTGCTCAGCAGCGTGTTCGCCCCGGACACCATCTACCTGGCCCTGGTGTCGATTTCCGGGCTGGCGGTGGTGGTGGTGTGGATGAGCATCGCCGCCAGCCAGATCGCCTTTCGCCGGCACTTCGTGGCCAACGGTGGTGACGTGCGCGACTTGAAATTCCGTGTTCGTGGCTACCCCTGGGTGCCGTTGGGGGCGCTGTTGTGCTGCACCCTGGCCTGTGTCGGCATCGGTTTCGACCCCGAGCAGCGCGTGGCCCTGTACTTCGGCCTGCCCTTCATCGCCTGGTGCTACCTGGTGTATTACATTACCCGCAGTAGCCGCCAGCGGCGCCTGTCCCTGGCAGCCCTGGCTCGGCCCTCCGATGCCCTGCAGGGTTGA
- a CDS encoding cystathionine gamma-synthase family protein, protein MNKKPERTGLENPGTATRVVWGGEQVRHPYNATQPPIVASAAYGYDDIDQWYDVALGKAPGFIYSRMSNPTVQTLEAKLQDLENAESAVAFSSGMAAISGVLYSFLRHGQRVVSTKDSYGGTNKIFEEFLPRMGVAVTLCETFDQQQIEAEIAKGCDLLYLETPTNPTLKIVDIQRLVAAAKQVGAQVVADNTFATPLNQNPLALGVDVVIHSATKFLSGHGDVLGGVACGSEALMSQVRHYREINGASLDPFSAYLIIRGIKTLALRMRQQQHSAAQLAQFLLNEPLVEAVNYPGLPNHPNHAVACAQMRGFGAIVSFVLVGGMDSVKQLLPRLRYAHCAGNLGAVETIYGPARTTSHVENTLEERQALGISEGLVRISVGIEDTDDLLADLQQAFAWLRQSLKQNAAPGAIPSQDPRAEVAH, encoded by the coding sequence ATGAATAAAAAACCTGAACGCACAGGGCTGGAAAACCCCGGGACCGCTACCCGGGTGGTCTGGGGCGGAGAGCAAGTCCGTCATCCCTACAACGCCACGCAACCCCCGATTGTCGCCAGCGCCGCCTATGGCTACGACGACATCGACCAGTGGTACGACGTGGCCCTGGGCAAGGCCCCGGGCTTTATCTACAGCCGCATGAGCAACCCCACGGTGCAAACCCTGGAAGCCAAGCTGCAGGATCTGGAAAACGCCGAATCGGCGGTGGCCTTCAGCAGCGGCATGGCAGCCATCAGCGGCGTGCTCTACAGCTTCCTGCGCCACGGCCAGCGGGTGGTGTCGACCAAGGACAGCTACGGTGGTACCAACAAGATCTTCGAGGAATTCCTGCCGCGCATGGGCGTGGCCGTGACCCTCTGCGAAACCTTCGACCAGCAGCAGATCGAGGCCGAGATCGCCAAGGGCTGCGACCTGCTGTACCTGGAGACGCCGACCAATCCGACCCTGAAGATCGTCGATATCCAGCGTCTGGTCGCCGCGGCGAAACAGGTCGGCGCCCAGGTGGTGGCGGACAACACCTTCGCTACGCCGCTGAATCAGAACCCCCTGGCGCTGGGCGTGGATGTGGTGATCCACAGCGCTACCAAGTTCCTCAGCGGTCACGGCGATGTGCTGGGTGGCGTGGCCTGCGGCAGCGAAGCGCTGATGAGCCAGGTGCGTCACTACCGGGAAATCAACGGTGCCAGCCTCGATCCGTTCTCGGCCTACCTGATCATTCGCGGGATCAAGACCCTGGCCCTGCGCATGCGCCAGCAACAGCACAGCGCCGCGCAGCTGGCGCAGTTCCTGCTCAACGAGCCGTTGGTGGAAGCCGTGAACTACCCGGGCCTGCCCAACCACCCGAACCACGCCGTGGCCTGTGCGCAGATGCGCGGTTTCGGCGCCATCGTCAGCTTTGTCCTGGTGGGTGGCATGGACAGCGTCAAGCAGCTGTTGCCACGCCTGCGCTATGCCCACTGCGCCGGCAACCTGGGGGCGGTGGAAACCATCTACGGCCCGGCGCGCACTACCAGCCATGTGGAGAACACCCTGGAAGAGCGCCAGGCCCTGGGCATTTCCGAAGGCCTGGTGCGGATTTCGGTGGGCATCGAAGACACCGATGACCTGCTGGCCGACCTGCAGCAGGCCTTCGCCTGGCTGCGCCAATCCCTCAAGCAGAATGCGGCGCCTGGCGCCATCCCATCCCAGGACCCGCGGGCCGAGGTCGCCCACTGA
- a CDS encoding DinB family protein, translating to MNRTEHLCLMARYNQWMNSKLYSAAMGLSDAQLALDRQAFFGSILGTLNHLLAGDTIWLKRFAQHPARFAALAPLQQVALPQDLKTLLFPNLGGLWQQRQWLDQLILDFSQSLSDADLDSSLHYANTRGVVAERDFYSLLVHFFNHQTHHRGQASTLLTQAGVDIGDTDLLMLIPSDI from the coding sequence ATGAACCGCACCGAGCACCTGTGCCTGATGGCTCGCTACAACCAGTGGATGAACAGCAAGCTGTACAGCGCCGCCATGGGCCTGTCCGATGCGCAACTGGCTCTGGACCGGCAGGCCTTTTTCGGCTCGATCCTCGGCACCCTCAATCATTTGCTGGCCGGCGACACCATCTGGCTCAAGCGCTTTGCCCAGCACCCGGCGCGGTTTGCGGCCCTGGCGCCGCTGCAGCAGGTGGCCCTGCCACAGGACCTCAAGACCCTGCTGTTCCCAAACCTGGGCGGGCTCTGGCAGCAGCGTCAGTGGCTGGACCAGTTGATCCTCGATTTCAGCCAGTCCCTGAGCGACGCAGACCTGGACAGCAGCCTGCATTACGCCAACACCCGGGGCGTGGTCGCCGAGCGCGATTTCTATAGCCTGCTGGTGCATTTCTTCAACCACCAGACCCACCACCGCGGCCAGGCCAGCACCCTGCTGACCCAGGCCGGGGTGGATATCGGCGATACCGACCTGCTTATGCTGATACCCAGCGATATCTGA
- a CDS encoding YceK/YidQ family lipoprotein, translated as MLRNGAIKALNALFVVSLLSLLSLVGCGTLIARTPNSHTSYDYYKGTQANIELLTMRGASGYDGYVTLFCWMSIVCPVVAIVSLPVDAVADTALLPYDAMKP; from the coding sequence TTGCTAAGGAATGGCGCCATCAAAGCCCTCAATGCTCTGTTCGTTGTGTCCCTGCTGTCCCTGCTGTCCCTGGTGGGCTGCGGCACCCTGATCGCCCGTACCCCCAATTCCCATACCAGCTACGACTACTACAAAGGCACCCAGGCCAATATCGAACTGCTGACCATGCGCGGAGCCAGCGGCTACGACGGCTACGTCACGCTGTTCTGCTGGATGAGCATTGTCTGCCCGGTGGTGGCCATCGTCAGCCTGCCGGTGGACGCCGTGGCCGACACCGCGCTGCTGCCCTATGACGCGATGAAGCCCTGA
- a CDS encoding YceK/YidQ family lipoprotein, giving the protein MLLNTLLLSGCGTYMTRGNALDFRDDRYYRSVKTNAQVLTGYDMGYARMITGGCWVMVVCPILMIASLPLDAALDTVLLPYDALQPERPKRNMHVDMKEIPEQDLQALPISAEVQDPTAHTPPITPQAD; this is encoded by the coding sequence TTGCTGCTCAACACCCTGCTGCTGTCCGGCTGCGGCACCTACATGACTCGCGGCAATGCCTTGGACTTTCGCGACGACCGCTACTACCGCAGCGTCAAGACCAACGCCCAAGTGCTCACCGGCTATGACATGGGCTACGCACGCATGATCACCGGCGGCTGCTGGGTGATGGTGGTGTGCCCGATCCTGATGATCGCCAGCCTGCCCCTGGACGCGGCGCTCGACACCGTGCTGCTGCCCTACGACGCGCTCCAGCCGGAGCGGCCCAAGCGCAACATGCACGTGGATATGAAGGAGATTCCCGAGCAAGACCTGCAGGCATTGCCCATCAGTGCCGAGGTGCAAGACCCGACGGCCCACACCCCGCCCATCACCCCGCAGGCTGATTGA
- a CDS encoding EAL domain-containing protein, with translation MQSIKDFYRELAEGHLMLAFQPVVWLPDSSRVLYHEGLLRHVDAQGGDVYPLALLEKHQVMRELDRSVVLCVIDSLQRDERLRLGCNISAQSAIIDSFWYPIVQQLRDFPGVAARLVIEITESATPPSIEAASEFVLCLRELGCRVAIDDFGAGLGTLEFIRQTRPDIVKIDKGYIQRARSELNSAQTLSHLVQLCKTLAPCVIIEGVETATDQGLATACGGEWGQGYLFGRPQVDRLGRRCRLAQRAPQLCTPDQA, from the coding sequence ATGCAAAGCATCAAAGACTTTTATCGTGAATTGGCCGAGGGCCATTTGATGCTGGCATTCCAGCCGGTGGTGTGGCTGCCCGACAGCAGCCGGGTGCTCTACCACGAAGGGTTGCTGCGCCATGTCGATGCCCAGGGCGGGGATGTCTACCCCCTGGCGCTACTGGAAAAACACCAGGTGATGCGCGAGCTGGACCGCAGTGTGGTGCTCTGTGTGATCGACAGCCTGCAACGGGACGAACGCCTGCGCCTGGGGTGCAATATCTCGGCCCAGAGCGCGATCATCGATTCATTCTGGTACCCCATTGTCCAGCAGTTGCGGGACTTTCCCGGCGTGGCCGCGCGGCTGGTCATCGAGATCACCGAAAGCGCCACGCCACCGAGCATCGAGGCGGCCAGCGAGTTTGTCCTGTGCCTGCGCGAACTGGGCTGCCGGGTGGCCATCGACGATTTCGGCGCGGGCCTGGGCACCCTGGAGTTCATCCGCCAGACCCGGCCGGACATCGTCAAGATCGACAAGGGCTACATCCAGCGCGCCCGCAGCGAACTCAACAGCGCCCAGACCCTCAGCCACCTGGTGCAACTGTGCAAGACCCTGGCGCCCTGCGTGATCATCGAAGGGGTGGAGACTGCCACCGACCAGGGCCTGGCCACGGCCTGTGGTGGCGAGTGGGGGCAGGGCTACCTGTTCGGCCGCCCCCAGGTGGATCGCCTGGGGCGACGTTGCCGCCTGGCGCAGCGGGCGCCCCAGCTGTGCACGCCGGATCAGGCGTAG
- a CDS encoding AraC family transcriptional regulator — MHRMTSASFRVLADVMREGGANVDALLRTFGSSIQDVEENPKGVRLELVYQVMREATRRTGNPDLGLLAYSKAHPANLEALGYAVMSCATLGAALQRLVDYQALTSNGFCMCLERKPDALQLIGFDVTAEPSLIPRAVIDAGAAQTLGLLHWLLPQHKPRPLVAAFTYPEPADTRMLRRLMGDNLQFCAPHNSLTFSSQDCAIALPTADPALDVLHMEYARNRLNVLLSGSMTARVRRALSESLAQGAPSDLPHIAQAVGVSTRSLQRSLGHEDVHFSALQDEARLMLAHSFLRNSMRSVKYIGALLGFRDQSSFHKACLRWFGMTPGRYREQ; from the coding sequence ATGCACAGAATGACCAGCGCCAGCTTTCGGGTGCTTGCCGATGTCATGAGAGAAGGCGGCGCGAATGTCGACGCCCTGCTCAGAACCTTCGGCAGCAGCATCCAGGACGTTGAGGAAAATCCCAAGGGCGTGAGGCTGGAACTGGTCTATCAAGTAATGCGCGAAGCCACCCGCCGCACCGGCAACCCGGACCTCGGGCTGCTGGCCTACAGCAAGGCCCACCCGGCCAACCTGGAGGCCCTGGGCTATGCGGTGATGTCTTGCGCGACCCTGGGGGCAGCGCTGCAGCGCCTGGTGGATTACCAGGCGCTGACCAGCAACGGCTTCTGCATGTGCCTGGAACGCAAGCCCGACGCGTTGCAACTGATCGGTTTCGACGTCACCGCCGAGCCTTCGCTGATCCCCCGGGCGGTGATCGACGCCGGCGCCGCCCAGACCCTGGGCCTGCTGCACTGGCTGCTGCCCCAGCACAAGCCGCGGCCGCTGGTGGCGGCCTTCACCTACCCCGAGCCTGCGGACACGCGCATGCTGCGCCGGCTGATGGGCGACAACCTGCAGTTCTGCGCGCCCCACAACAGCCTGACCTTCAGCAGCCAGGACTGCGCCATCGCCCTGCCCACCGCCGACCCGGCGCTGGATGTGCTGCACATGGAATACGCCCGCAACCGCCTCAATGTGCTGCTCAGCGGCTCGATGACTGCGCGGGTGCGCCGCGCCCTGTCCGAATCCCTGGCCCAGGGCGCGCCCAGCGACCTGCCGCATATCGCCCAGGCAGTGGGGGTCAGCACCCGCAGCCTGCAACGCAGCCTGGGCCATGAAGACGTGCACTTTTCGGCGCTGCAGGACGAGGCGCGGCTGATGCTGGCTCACAGTTTTCTGCGCAACTCCATGCGCAGCGTCAAGTACATCGGCGCCCTGTTGGGCTTTCGCGACCAGAGCAGCTTTCACAAGGCCTGCCTGCGCTGGTTCGGCATGACCCCGGGGCGCTACCGCGAGCAGTGA
- a CDS encoding SgcJ/EcaC family oxidoreductase has translation MKLKSTALALFFVLSTPLAQALEATPYVYRTVAEQPQNLQDREIAGLFDRWNSALQTGNPQAVVSLYAANAVLQPTVSNQVRSTHAQIQDYFEHFMASRPVGQINYREIRHLGPDAAMDSGVYTFTLTAADGKKQQVQARYTFLYERLGGQWKILNHHSSAMPQVQPQLQASH, from the coding sequence ATGAAACTGAAAAGCACCGCCCTGGCCCTGTTCTTCGTGCTGAGCACGCCACTGGCTCAGGCCCTGGAAGCCACCCCTTACGTGTACCGCACCGTGGCCGAGCAGCCGCAGAACCTGCAGGACCGGGAAATCGCCGGTCTCTTCGACCGCTGGAACAGCGCCCTGCAGACCGGCAACCCGCAAGCCGTGGTCAGCCTCTATGCGGCCAATGCAGTGCTGCAACCCACGGTCTCCAACCAGGTGCGCAGCACCCACGCGCAGATTCAGGACTACTTCGAGCACTTCATGGCCTCGCGGCCGGTGGGCCAGATCAACTACCGGGAGATTCGTCACCTTGGCCCGGATGCGGCCATGGACAGCGGCGTCTACACCTTCACCCTGACTGCCGCCGACGGCAAGAAACAGCAGGTCCAGGCCCGTTACACCTTTCTCTACGAGCGCCTGGGCGGGCAGTGGAAAATCCTCAACCACCACTCTTCGGCCATGCCGCAAGTGCAGCCGCAGTTGCAAGCCAGCCACTGA
- a CDS encoding sensor histidine kinase: MPSPPLDPASALALRSQYRQSQSRAARLRLLVDTGQELLQLPPGQMRQRVVQRACAFVAMDQGLLLEWSSDGVAHASAEQGHGECLQALRAVAGQAQWLERPLAQTGVLRVLLHRADGQPFGALLLANSVPISAPDSEDLESLQLLATLLATHLENQRLLQDLQARERSMSELVQRLFSAQEDERKRVAYDLHDGLAQTLAGLHQRLQGFAGRCPPLPEHLHDELQTILQLAQGCVGEGRQLIGGLRPHVLDDFGLLRAIDREADRLRDAGLAVHWQQRYPERLPAALEIALFRIAQEAINNILKHARAHSVSLNLALEAGQAVLGISDDGAGFQPASGQGIEQLGQVAMQERAHLLGGRFTCHSRPGSGTRILARVPVPSLEHAV; the protein is encoded by the coding sequence ATGCCCAGCCCGCCCCTCGATCCCGCCAGCGCCCTGGCCCTGCGCAGCCAGTACCGGCAGTCGCAAAGCCGCGCCGCGCGCCTGCGGCTGCTGGTGGACACCGGCCAGGAGCTGCTGCAACTGCCCCCCGGACAGATGCGCCAGCGGGTGGTGCAGCGGGCCTGCGCCTTTGTCGCCATGGACCAGGGGCTGTTGCTGGAATGGAGCAGCGACGGCGTGGCCCACGCCAGCGCCGAACAGGGCCACGGCGAATGCCTGCAAGCCCTGCGCGCCGTGGCCGGGCAGGCCCAGTGGCTGGAGCGCCCGCTTGCGCAAACCGGGGTGCTGCGCGTACTGCTGCACCGCGCCGACGGCCAGCCCTTCGGCGCCCTGCTGCTGGCCAACAGTGTGCCCATCAGCGCGCCGGACAGCGAAGACCTGGAATCCCTGCAACTGCTGGCCACGCTGTTGGCCACGCACCTGGAAAACCAGCGCCTGCTGCAGGACCTGCAAGCCCGGGAGCGCAGTATGTCGGAGCTGGTGCAGCGCCTGTTCAGCGCCCAGGAGGATGAGCGCAAGCGCGTCGCCTACGACCTGCACGACGGCCTGGCGCAAACCCTGGCCGGGTTGCACCAGCGCCTGCAGGGTTTCGCCGGGCGCTGCCCGCCGCTGCCGGAGCACCTGCACGATGAACTGCAGACCATCCTGCAACTGGCCCAGGGCTGCGTCGGCGAAGGCCGGCAACTGATCGGCGGCCTGCGCCCCCATGTGCTGGACGACTTCGGCCTGTTGCGGGCCATCGACCGCGAGGCCGACCGCCTGCGCGACGCCGGGCTGGCGGTGCACTGGCAGCAGCGCTACCCGGAGCGCCTGCCGGCGGCCCTGGAAATCGCCCTGTTCCGCATCGCCCAGGAAGCCATCAACAACATCCTCAAGCATGCCCGGGCCCACAGCGTCAGCCTGAACCTGGCCCTGGAAGCAGGCCAGGCGGTGCTCGGCATCAGCGACGACGGCGCAGGTTTCCAGCCGGCATCCGGCCAGGGCATCGAACAGTTGGGCCAGGTGGCCATGCAGGAACGCGCCCATTTGCTGGGCGGGCGTTTCACCTGCCACAGCCGGCCCGGCAGCGGCACGCGGATTCTCGCCCGCGTCCCCGTCCCCTCCCTGGAGCACGCGGTATGA
- a CDS encoding response regulator, protein MTAVIRLVLADDHEVTRTGFIALLAGNPEFEVVGQARDGEQALALCEQLRPDLAILDIRMPLLNGLGAARLLQQRQPEVKVVIFTMDDSPDHLEAAMAAGAVGYLLKDASREEVLDALQRVARGEEALNSAVSARLLRRMSERGNGQAPQAQALTARERQVLGLVAGGFSNREIGEKLGITTGTAKAHVERVIGKLGAADRTQAAVRGMALGLVAQPAGQWP, encoded by the coding sequence ATGACAGCGGTGATACGCCTGGTCCTGGCGGACGATCATGAAGTCACCCGCACCGGCTTCATCGCCCTGCTGGCGGGCAACCCGGAGTTCGAGGTGGTGGGGCAAGCCAGGGATGGCGAGCAAGCCCTGGCCCTGTGCGAGCAACTGCGCCCGGACCTGGCCATCCTCGATATCCGCATGCCCCTGCTCAACGGCCTGGGGGCCGCGCGCCTGCTGCAACAGCGCCAGCCCGAGGTCAAGGTGGTGATCTTCACCATGGACGACAGCCCCGATCACCTGGAAGCCGCCATGGCCGCCGGCGCCGTGGGCTACCTGCTCAAGGACGCCAGCCGCGAAGAGGTGCTCGACGCCCTGCAGCGTGTGGCCCGCGGCGAAGAGGCGCTCAACAGTGCAGTCAGCGCCCGCCTGCTGCGGCGCATGAGCGAGCGCGGCAACGGCCAGGCGCCCCAGGCTCAGGCCCTGACTGCCCGCGAGCGCCAGGTGCTGGGGCTGGTGGCCGGCGGCTTCAGCAACCGCGAGATCGGTGAAAAGCTGGGCATCACCACCGGCACCGCCAAGGCCCATGTGGAACGAGTGATCGGCAAGCTCGGCGCCGCCGACCGCACCCAGGCCGCGGTGCGCGGCATGGCCTTGGGGCTGGTGGCGCAACCTGCCGGGCAGTGGCCGTGA